From Levilactobacillus zymae, a single genomic window includes:
- a CDS encoding TIGR03766 family XrtG-associated glycosyltransferase, whose protein sequence is MDILATLGHRTINFFWHVLFLLTLFFAWTSTNLTIGDNWTFGTSTTWVTTGFVLVLLGGSLALWAYPRCRHLAKRLFVDHQLWVAGSLLVAVVVWQIVFVTYVHPVSGFDAGMLHYAAVSPRHVLETGVTAYYSLNQNNLPIMLAMRWLVVHTGQTSWQFFDYLTLGMVDLSALLNLLTVVVLKRRYLGVSLYLHAAWLAVFPSILMPYTDAWVLPFVSLMLLCAALIGHPTVPLLGKWATAAVLGITIAITYFIKPSAIIPVIAMIIVAGLTWLTQDRLLTGHGIALTAGVLLLASLTAGGTYLTINRAVQHQDYIQIDKSRAIPAIHFAAMGVYGEGGYSEKQAIAMAVLPTAEQKTAYSQKMLVSRLKQLGPLGYLKFLVLKQRNNTADGTFGWLKEGHFFRENQKPSQHGLANKFKNYIYLYGTHIADFRFIAQVWWVGLLTLIALGWGDQRGFREVLRLSLIGGFMFLLLFEGGRSRYLIQYLPCFLLLATLAANRSRATVRLLVNQFNGVKPTPQTD, encoded by the coding sequence GTGGATATACTCGCCACGTTGGGGCACCGGACCATTAACTTTTTCTGGCACGTGCTCTTCCTATTAACTTTATTTTTCGCCTGGACCTCGACCAACCTGACCATTGGTGATAATTGGACGTTCGGGACCAGCACCACCTGGGTCACCACTGGTTTCGTGTTGGTCCTGTTAGGTGGTAGCCTCGCGCTTTGGGCCTACCCCCGCTGTCGCCACCTGGCTAAACGGCTCTTCGTGGATCATCAATTGTGGGTAGCCGGGAGCTTACTGGTGGCCGTGGTGGTCTGGCAGATCGTTTTTGTCACCTACGTGCACCCCGTCAGTGGTTTTGACGCCGGCATGTTGCACTACGCCGCCGTGAGCCCCCGTCACGTCCTGGAAACCGGGGTAACCGCCTACTACAGCCTGAACCAAAACAACCTCCCCATTATGTTGGCCATGCGTTGGCTGGTGGTGCACACCGGTCAAACCTCCTGGCAATTTTTCGACTACCTCACGCTGGGCATGGTGGATTTGTCGGCCCTCTTGAACCTGCTCACCGTAGTGGTGCTTAAGCGCCGCTATCTGGGCGTCAGCTTGTACCTACACGCGGCGTGGTTGGCCGTGTTCCCCAGCATTTTGATGCCCTACACCGACGCCTGGGTGCTGCCCTTCGTTTCATTGATGCTACTCTGCGCCGCTCTCATCGGCCACCCCACCGTCCCCTTGCTGGGAAAGTGGGCCACCGCAGCCGTGTTGGGCATCACCATCGCCATCACCTACTTTATTAAGCCCTCGGCGATCATCCCCGTCATCGCGATGATCATTGTCGCGGGGTTGACCTGGCTGACGCAAGACCGGCTACTCACCGGCCACGGGATCGCCCTTACCGCCGGGGTGCTCCTTTTGGCCAGCCTCACCGCGGGCGGCACCTACCTGACCATCAACCGGGCCGTGCAACACCAAGACTATATCCAGATCGATAAGTCGCGGGCGATTCCCGCCATCCACTTTGCGGCCATGGGGGTCTACGGTGAAGGTGGCTACAGCGAAAAACAGGCCATCGCCATGGCGGTCCTCCCCACGGCTGAACAAAAAACGGCCTATTCCCAAAAGATGCTGGTCAGCCGGTTAAAACAGCTGGGACCACTGGGTTACCTGAAGTTTCTGGTCCTTAAACAGCGTAATAACACGGCCGATGGTACCTTCGGCTGGCTCAAGGAAGGGCACTTCTTCCGGGAGAATCAGAAACCCAGCCAGCACGGATTAGCGAACAAGTTCAAGAATTACATTTACCTCTACGGCACCCACATCGCCGACTTTCGCTTCATCGCGCAGGTCTGGTGGGTCGGCTTGTTGACCTTGATTGCGCTGGGTTGGGGCGACCAACGCGGGTTCCGCGAGGTTCTGCGGCTCTCCCTCATCGGGGGCTTCATGTTTCTACTGCTCTTCGAAGGGGGCCGGAGTCGCTACCTGATCCAGTACCTCCCCTGCTTCCTATTATTGGCCACCCTCGCTGCCAACCGTAGTCGGGCCACGGTTCGGTTACTGGTCAATCAATTTAACGGGGTTAAACCGACCCCCCAAACCGATTAA
- a CDS encoding 6-carboxytetrahydropterin synthase encodes MVKHRTYKIKSYVNASHAIRWATGSGKKHTHTWEIVCELHTIDEMVAFYDIEKNLHQVLDGLSGKFLNDLPEFKTVNPTVENVTEYLFTKIDKTLRENGAQLLRIEVSDSPIRAYCIDVRDWQTKDVDDQAK; translated from the coding sequence ATGGTTAAACACCGGACCTATAAAATCAAGTCCTACGTGAATGCCAGTCACGCGATTCGCTGGGCCACGGGCTCGGGGAAGAAGCACACGCACACCTGGGAAATCGTTTGCGAGTTGCATACGATTGATGAGATGGTTGCCTTCTACGATATCGAAAAGAATTTACATCAAGTCTTGGATGGGTTATCGGGTAAGTTTTTAAACGATTTACCGGAATTCAAGACGGTTAATCCGACCGTGGAAAACGTGACGGAGTACCTCTTTACGAAGATCGATAAGACGTTACGCGAGAATGGTGCCCAGCTGTTGCGCATCGAAGTGAGTGATTCGCCGATTCGGGCCTACTGCATCGATGTACGGGACTGGCAGACTAAGGACGTTGATGATCAAGCTAAGTAA
- a CDS encoding Firmicu-CTERM sorting domain-containing protein, whose protein sequence is MQRTQQVILTMVAVVMGLIWATSSAAAATKINIDGDVSDWDHVSKVTTGSKAQVAMVVTKSTLYYYVAMNPTGTVAGNDNGWAASNDFQLYQAYQLQAGNQTYWLTPEPKLNGSYTPPTTVGSKTEVSVNVTGNWGAYNNTGVATGYVTAVKNSSQAGYQDVFEGEVPLLDLQLADDTAEFTLSSGSYSNLGNYTVTDTRDTTATDTDTTGDDDAQTAEGDGTTTKGDAGKDYAGHPDIVIDGAFDDWANVDKTKIRESDDDYNVKDGAMVQYGGNLYIYINMSPNTGNGYARLQPSGYKLTIGNTTYDLTVENADGGTFTPLSSVGATQSITMGIYCAKTNSWTAKPDDVEGAATRVATQTGGSSDVFEIKLPLKDFKASSADGQTITLKNDNLGKQSMTVTGGSTGPVLLASSGFGIALFGLWQFNRRKRRHEGDQ, encoded by the coding sequence ATGCAGCGAACACAACAAGTCATTTTAACAATGGTCGCGGTCGTCATGGGACTCATCTGGGCGACCAGTTCGGCCGCCGCGGCCACCAAGATTAACATTGATGGTGACGTTTCGGATTGGGATCACGTCAGCAAGGTCACGACCGGTAGTAAGGCGCAGGTAGCTATGGTGGTGACCAAGAGCACGCTCTACTATTACGTCGCGATGAATCCAACGGGGACGGTTGCGGGTAACGATAACGGCTGGGCCGCCAGTAACGACTTTCAGCTCTATCAGGCTTATCAGCTCCAAGCGGGCAACCAAACCTATTGGCTAACGCCAGAGCCTAAGCTTAACGGGTCGTATACGCCGCCAACCACCGTCGGTAGTAAAACGGAAGTTTCCGTAAACGTTACTGGAAACTGGGGCGCCTACAATAACACGGGCGTGGCCACTGGTTACGTCACGGCGGTCAAAAATTCCAGTCAGGCCGGGTACCAAGACGTCTTCGAGGGGGAGGTCCCCCTGCTAGACCTACAGTTGGCTGATGACACCGCCGAATTTACGTTAAGTAGCGGTAGTTATAGTAATTTAGGAAATTACACCGTCACGGACACTCGCGATACGACCGCGACGGACACCGATACCACGGGAGATGACGATGCACAGACTGCCGAGGGCGATGGCACGACCACGAAGGGGGATGCCGGTAAGGATTACGCTGGGCACCCGGACATCGTAATCGATGGCGCGTTCGATGACTGGGCCAACGTCGATAAGACTAAGATTAGAGAATCCGACGATGACTATAACGTCAAGGATGGCGCCATGGTTCAGTATGGCGGCAACCTCTATATCTACATTAATATGTCGCCGAACACGGGGAACGGGTACGCGCGGCTCCAACCATCGGGCTATAAGCTCACGATTGGCAACACAACCTATGATTTAACCGTGGAAAACGCTGATGGCGGGACCTTTACACCGTTGTCGAGCGTGGGGGCGACCCAGTCCATTACCATGGGAATCTACTGTGCGAAGACTAATTCCTGGACCGCTAAGCCCGATGATGTCGAAGGGGCAGCTACCCGGGTGGCCACCCAGACCGGTGGCTCCAGTGACGTCTTTGAAATCAAGTTGCCACTCAAGGATTTCAAGGCCTCTAGCGCGGACGGCCAAACGATTACCCTGAAAAACGATAACTTGGGGAAGCAATCCATGACCGTCACCGGTGGGAGCACCGGACCGGTCCTGCTTGCCAGCAGTGGGTTCGGCATCGCGTTGTTTGGTCTTTGGCAGTTTAACCGGCGCAAGCGGCGGCACGAGGGTGACCAATGA
- the xrtG gene encoding exosortase family protein XrtG, whose translation MNPLLILGTIVWLYALSVLRRVQLPAYFFIVGSVGLFFILITLSDPYWVWFFTHAVITAISGLGAVTGMCQVMAKYGIVHIISTNATTLMTIDYECSGIIETMAFLALIAFFPTYRRRERVFYAVFGIVWIYLDNVLRISLVVILVHFFGPGSFFLAHTIIGRLVFYVLVIILYYNVFTYSQMARGLYFKFHPKQRGDTH comes from the coding sequence ATGAACCCGTTATTGATTCTGGGCACCATCGTGTGGTTATATGCCTTGTCAGTCTTACGGAGAGTCCAATTGCCGGCCTACTTCTTCATTGTGGGTAGCGTGGGACTCTTTTTTATCCTCATCACGTTAAGCGATCCATACTGGGTCTGGTTCTTCACCCACGCGGTGATCACGGCCATCTCGGGGCTGGGCGCGGTGACGGGGATGTGCCAGGTCATGGCGAAATACGGGATTGTGCACATCATCAGTACCAACGCCACCACGTTGATGACCATCGACTACGAGTGTTCGGGAATCATCGAGACCATGGCCTTTCTGGCGTTGATCGCCTTTTTTCCGACCTATCGGCGGCGGGAACGGGTCTTCTACGCGGTCTTTGGGATCGTGTGGATCTACCTGGATAACGTCTTGCGGATTAGTCTGGTGGTGATTCTCGTGCACTTCTTTGGTCCGGGCAGCTTCTTTCTGGCCCACACCATCATCGGGCGATTGGTCTTCTACGTGCTGGTGATTATCCTGTACTACAACGTCTTTACCTATTCGCAAATGGCGCGGGGACTGTACTTTAAGTTCCATCCCAAGCAAAGGGGTGACACACACTGA
- a CDS encoding TIGR03111 family XrtG-associated glycosyltransferase, whose amino-acid sequence MGFWITWTIIPVIVEIIPSMISAFRVYYQGTHQVHLEPPAKWPMISILVPVYNSEDTLFDCLDSIAQSTYPKDSIQVIVADNQSTDNSFGVFADAQNHFADLHLSIIHTEKGKAQALNVAMYNAIGTYIINIDSDGRLEPHALTNLVLRFENDPHIAAMTGTILSNKHDIMATKRRRLRTLQRNEYFEYAQAFLSGRTIESGKNELFTMSGAFSAFRCDVLYSTFMYNTETVGEDTDMTFQIRQRLGDKIILCHDAIFYIGPISGWGELYTQRQRWQRGELEAVHNYNRGKAGLDNFFNNFLVRRLMIDHTFMFPKMIWFFASIVLLFFRYSAVVLAASYILIYFLYVLVEALNFICVRTLLANFPEERKFYDHQWWTMFTLPGYNLVCFWFRLIGTINMMVSSANWTSKRPNVEAQEVRRQVKADAKALWENYKQSK is encoded by the coding sequence ATGGGCTTCTGGATCACCTGGACCATTATTCCGGTCATCGTGGAAATTATCCCGTCGATGATTTCGGCGTTTCGGGTGTATTATCAGGGAACCCATCAGGTGCACTTAGAGCCACCGGCGAAGTGGCCGATGATTTCGATCTTAGTGCCGGTCTACAACTCGGAAGACACCCTGTTCGATTGCTTGGATTCGATTGCGCAATCGACCTACCCGAAGGATTCTATCCAGGTAATTGTGGCCGACAACCAGAGTACCGACAATAGCTTTGGGGTCTTCGCGGACGCCCAGAACCACTTCGCGGACCTGCACCTGTCGATCATTCATACGGAAAAGGGGAAGGCGCAGGCGCTTAACGTGGCCATGTATAACGCGATCGGTACCTATATCATTAATATCGATAGTGACGGTCGTTTGGAACCCCACGCGTTAACGAACCTGGTGCTGCGGTTTGAAAACGACCCGCACATCGCGGCCATGACCGGGACCATCTTGTCGAACAAGCACGATATCATGGCGACTAAGCGGCGCCGATTGCGGACCCTGCAGCGTAACGAATACTTCGAATACGCGCAGGCCTTCTTGTCGGGGCGGACGATTGAGTCCGGGAAAAATGAATTATTTACCATGTCCGGGGCGTTCTCGGCGTTTCGATGTGATGTGCTCTACAGCACGTTTATGTACAATACGGAAACGGTCGGTGAAGATACCGACATGACGTTTCAGATTCGCCAACGCCTGGGTGATAAAATCATTCTGTGTCACGATGCGATCTTCTACATCGGTCCCATCAGCGGGTGGGGCGAGTTATACACCCAGCGCCAACGCTGGCAACGGGGGGAACTGGAGGCGGTCCACAACTACAATCGCGGGAAGGCCGGGTTAGATAATTTCTTTAATAACTTCCTGGTGCGGCGGTTGATGATTGACCACACCTTCATGTTTCCTAAGATGATCTGGTTTTTCGCCAGTATTGTGCTACTATTCTTCCGCTACTCGGCGGTGGTGTTGGCGGCATCGTACATCTTGATCTACTTCCTGTATGTGTTGGTGGAGGCGTTAAACTTCATCTGCGTGCGAACGTTATTGGCGAACTTTCCGGAGGAGCGTAAGTTCTATGACCACCAGTGGTGGACCATGTTCACACTACCAGGGTATAACCTGGTGTGCTTCTGGTTTCGACTGATTGGGACCATCAATATGATGGTCAGCTCGGCGAACTGGACCAGCAAACGTCCCAACGTGGAGGCCCAAGAGGTGCGCCGACAGGTCAAAGCGGATGCGAAAGCTCTGTGGGAAAATTATAAGCAATCAAAATAG
- a CDS encoding IS5-like element ISLpl3 family transposase (programmed frameshift): MTTPKRYELEDAQWDRIKGYFPPYRTGRPSSLDNRTALNAILWLMRSGAPWRDLPERYGSWKTVYSRFRAWVSSGLFEQVFLELIDNPDMENLSLDSTIVRAHQKATGAKKNAECMVENQAIGLSRGGRTTKIHALVDGLGNPLGFRLTGGQVHDSQVASELLEGFDISQSNIIADKAYGTAKLRQCIKDKAAVYTIPPKENTKDKWTCDYHVYCERHLIENFFNQLKNFRRIATRYDKLAHVYLATVYIASICILLK, from the exons ATGACAACACCTAAACGATACGAACTGGAAGATGCTCAGTGGGACCGAATCAAAGGATACTTCCCGCCATACCGGACTGGCCGTCCATCAAGCCTAGACAACCGTACCGCCCTCAACGCTATCCTCTGGCTCATGCGCAGCGGGGCTCCTTGGCGTGATCTACCTGAACGCTATGGCTCTTGGAAAACGGTGTATAGTCGCTTCCGAGCCTGGGTAAGTTCAGGCTTGTTCGAACAGGTTTTTCTCGAATTGATTGACAATCCCGACATGGAAAACTTGAGCTTAGATTCAACGATCGTTCGAGCGCATCAAAAGGCCACTGGGGCAAA AAAAAACGCCGAATGTATGGTCGAAAATCAAGCTATTGGACTAAGTCGAGGTGGCCGAACGACCAAGATTCACGCACTCGTTGACGGATTAGGGAATCCCTTGGGTTTTCGCCTAACAGGTGGTCAAGTACATGATAGCCAAGTTGCCAGTGAGTTGCTGGAAGGCTTCGATATTTCTCAATCAAATATTATCGCGGATAAAGCCTATGGCACCGCGAAACTTCGCCAGTGTATTAAAGATAAAGCAGCCGTCTATACCATTCCGCCAAAGGAAAATACCAAAGACAAGTGGACCTGTGATTACCACGTTTATTGTGAGCGCCATTTGATTGAGAACTTCTTCAATCAGTTGAAGAACTTTCGTAGGATTGCAACGCGTTATGATAAGCTCGCTCATGTTTATCTGGCTACGGTTTACATTGCCTCAATTTGCATCTTACTTAAGTAG
- a CDS encoding LPXTG cell wall anchor domain-containing protein codes for MTKKFMQLMLVLTLILGFSGGTSALAATGTGHTTTGITFVGGPTNTTNGSSSELNSNGAGANGTTAADNGTDPDGAASNKKIPNGKKPITKTGKSADQVAPTTHRSAVKAITTAVLSGRLPQTNEVQSVLIELIGLLLLVVLVLSIIIRRQARLLREKE; via the coding sequence ATGACAAAGAAGTTCATGCAACTTATGTTGGTTCTGACGTTAATTTTAGGTTTTAGCGGCGGAACATCAGCGCTCGCCGCAACCGGCACTGGTCATACGACCACGGGAATCACTTTTGTCGGGGGACCCACCAATACAACAAACGGTAGCTCATCCGAACTTAACTCTAATGGTGCTGGCGCAAACGGGACGACTGCCGCGGACAACGGTACCGATCCCGATGGTGCCGCCAGTAATAAAAAAATCCCCAATGGTAAGAAACCAATAACCAAAACCGGAAAGTCGGCCGATCAAGTTGCTCCGACGACCCATCGCTCCGCTGTCAAAGCAATAACAACGGCTGTGTTATCTGGTAGGCTCCCACAAACTAACGAAGTTCAATCAGTTTTGATTGAATTAATTGGACTACTCTTATTGGTTGTGCTAGTTCTAAGTATCATTATCCGACGGCAGGCCCGCCTATTGAGAGAGAAGGAGTGA
- a CDS encoding DUF916 and DUF3324 domain-containing protein codes for MKSGQTEKLQVRVYNLTNQEIKVQTAIHTAWTSSGGAIEYVKPATSFDPSLRYKMSDISKIQGKKTITIPSKGSKLVTTTVKVPKTNFNGVILGGWYFKRIDSKVTGNVKGASNLRNQYSYVIGMKYTMGTVPAPEMKLGKVSAGLGNYHRGIFANLRNTSAVIIPNLKMDTKITDRDNGAKVIKHATQENVQMAPNTTFRYPMLFGKTPLKAGHYHLHMVVKNTDRTWVFDRNFTITQAQANKYNHDAVENSGISVWLLVALGALGMLILVLLILLIIYLIRRKRKQDDEDSDASNTK; via the coding sequence ATGAAATCTGGGCAAACGGAAAAACTTCAAGTTCGCGTTTATAATCTAACCAATCAGGAAATTAAAGTCCAAACTGCCATTCATACTGCTTGGACCAGTTCCGGTGGTGCTATCGAGTACGTTAAACCCGCGACCTCGTTTGATCCCTCACTTCGTTACAAAATGAGTGACATTAGTAAAATTCAAGGAAAAAAGACAATTACCATTCCATCCAAAGGATCTAAATTGGTTACTACAACCGTTAAAGTTCCCAAGACCAACTTTAACGGGGTTATCTTAGGAGGATGGTACTTTAAACGGATTGATAGCAAAGTAACTGGAAACGTTAAGGGCGCCAGTAATCTGCGGAATCAATACTCTTACGTTATTGGCATGAAGTATACGATGGGAACGGTCCCCGCTCCAGAAATGAAACTGGGCAAGGTCTCCGCCGGATTAGGAAACTATCACCGTGGTATCTTTGCCAATCTGCGTAACACCTCGGCGGTCATTATCCCAAACCTCAAAATGGATACTAAAATCACCGACCGAGATAACGGCGCCAAGGTCATCAAGCACGCCACTCAAGAAAACGTTCAGATGGCACCTAATACGACCTTTCGGTACCCAATGCTCTTTGGGAAGACGCCATTAAAGGCTGGTCACTATCACCTTCACATGGTCGTTAAAAATACCGATAGAACTTGGGTCTTTGACCGCAACTTCACCATCACCCAGGCTCAAGCTAACAAGTACAATCACGATGCTGTTGAAAATTCTGGAATTAGCGTGTGGTTACTTGTGGCCTTAGGAGCCCTAGGGATGCTCATTTTAGTCCTACTAATTTTACTCATCATCTATTTGATTCGGCGCAAGCGCAAACAAGACGATGAAGATTCTGATGCTTCGAACACCAAATAA
- a CDS encoding IS30-like element ISLsa1 family transposase, with amino-acid sequence MGTSTLSRFQRGALAQLVNEGNKSYQVMADALGVAKATISYELDRVKPYDPELAQQDADRKRRNCGRRSMLTAALATLITNHLRLTWSPETIAAAYNLSTASIYNWLNRGWLLFKLTDLPNRNVRQHRVSENRGKFTSGTSIEQRPTTVNQRLAFGHWEVDTVLSSRSESRSCLVTFVERKTRLLWAIKAPNRTAKALNTAFGKFMGAFGPQVKSITVDHGKEFANYQALEQDYQIKVYFCHPYSPWERGSNEYFNRRLRWFFPKKTNFSQVTTDEILAALELINQRPLKIHHQQTAIERFRACSD; translated from the coding sequence TTGGGTACATCTACTTTATCACGTTTTCAACGTGGCGCACTAGCACAACTGGTCAATGAGGGGAATAAATCTTACCAAGTAATGGCTGACGCCTTAGGCGTCGCCAAAGCTACGATTAGCTATGAGTTGGACCGGGTTAAACCTTATGATCCAGAATTAGCTCAGCAAGATGCAGATCGCAAAAGGCGGAATTGCGGTCGTCGTTCGATGCTGACGGCAGCATTAGCGACTTTAATTACCAATCACTTACGATTAACCTGGTCACCAGAAACCATTGCGGCCGCTTATAACTTGAGCACTGCGTCAATTTATAATTGGCTTAATCGTGGCTGGCTCCTCTTCAAATTGACTGATCTACCCAATCGGAATGTCCGCCAGCACCGAGTGAGCGAAAATCGTGGGAAATTTACAAGTGGGACTTCCATCGAACAACGGCCAACAACTGTTAATCAACGGTTAGCTTTTGGTCATTGGGAAGTAGATACGGTGCTTTCTAGTCGAAGTGAGTCACGATCATGTCTGGTTACATTCGTAGAACGTAAGACCCGACTTCTATGGGCCATCAAAGCCCCTAATAGAACGGCTAAGGCTCTAAACACCGCCTTTGGCAAGTTTATGGGGGCCTTCGGTCCCCAAGTAAAATCCATTACTGTTGATCATGGTAAAGAGTTTGCCAATTATCAGGCCTTAGAACAGGATTATCAGATCAAAGTTTATTTTTGCCATCCATATTCACCATGGGAGCGAGGTTCCAATGAATATTTTAATAGACGGTTACGCTGGTTCTTCCCGAAAAAGACCAATTTTAGCCAAGTAACGACTGATGAGATCCTAGCAGCACTTGAACTAATTAATCAACGACCATTAAAAATACATCATCAACAGACTGCCATTGAAAGATTCCGGGCTTGTTCGGATTAA
- a CDS encoding WxL domain-containing protein, protein MNKKVSSMLLAGALLLGTVAPIVANADGTTGTTKSSISFAKPDPSTKPVDPDKPGEIVPGDGGGTTASGELTFLYVSKSMDFGKNLAIQTTANAKEYHPTVETQAMGDVPENTKLIAEVADTRGTNAGWTVQVSADKMTTEANGAGDVLTGATLDLDGSTATINNSAVTDYKDAGISGVNAELSTDGTSKTLFSAKEGSGVLNTTFQLDPSNITLANIPANVKAGTYSGNVNWTLSDTPGA, encoded by the coding sequence ATGAACAAAAAAGTAAGTAGCATGTTATTAGCCGGTGCATTGTTATTAGGGACGGTTGCACCAATCGTTGCCAATGCGGATGGCACAACTGGGACAACTAAAAGTAGTATCAGTTTTGCTAAGCCAGATCCAAGCACCAAGCCAGTTGATCCTGACAAGCCCGGTGAAATTGTGCCAGGTGATGGCGGTGGGACAACTGCTAGTGGTGAATTAACTTTCCTATACGTTTCAAAGTCCATGGATTTTGGTAAGAATCTAGCCATCCAGACTACTGCCAACGCTAAAGAATATCACCCAACGGTAGAGACTCAAGCAATGGGTGACGTTCCTGAAAATACTAAATTAATTGCTGAAGTTGCTGATACTCGTGGGACTAACGCAGGTTGGACAGTCCAAGTTAGCGCCGATAAGATGACTACCGAAGCCAACGGTGCCGGCGATGTCTTAACCGGGGCAACTTTGGATTTAGATGGATCAACAGCAACCATTAATAATTCCGCCGTTACAGATTATAAAGATGCAGGTATTTCAGGGGTTAATGCTGAATTATCTACCGATGGTACTTCTAAAACGCTTTTCAGTGCCAAAGAAGGTAGTGGTGTCTTAAATACCACTTTCCAATTAGATCCATCAAACATCACATTAGCTAACATCCCTGCCAACGTTAAAGCTGGAACTTATTCAGGAAATGTTAACTGGACCTTGAGTGATACACCAGGGGCCTAA